One segment of Phaeacidiphilus oryzae TH49 DNA contains the following:
- a CDS encoding peptide-N4-asparagine amidase yields the protein MHAIRRSARWLAATGTAALLVVLGWGVGPAAAAGGIEVDYQNPVSAAPPVSHPDTPHCSVTVMRHDFANSYNSPYTGTVAPPAACPGPWNKVVLGWSGSVQGRQYDRLAGVWIGGAEVLRTSTPEPDPDGISWSVEKDVTPFAPLLHSAQPLVVDLGNIVDTTYTGVYHMTLTLTYYQADAAHPAPRAADQVLPLSNGSTTQAGWWSLGAGGSASRSVVFPRNLTSVRMEVYARGGGCDEQWFTAVPSDLAAEYPDYLCGGGPYREVQVAVDGRPAGLAQPYPVVYSGGIVPTLWRPIPAIDQFLTQPYDIDLTPFAGELTDGRPHTVTITPYGSADEWIVDGTLFLDTDHGSEQTTGALTADTLNADPGVTTTETPGSGAASGETDVRVRAERAWHTSGYLLTSHGRVTTTVAQDAHYLNTDAVSSAGQRQVMAQQEYGSTTVTANGRAVRESWSYPITVDSYIPLYTDGNDYRLQATVTQGRILDGPDGWTDDRLSATGVLARSDGTVTAADGSGSEHWTGSTDTGSCYDHLLTADHGYLTQDRVSRC from the coding sequence ATGCACGCGATAAGACGCTCGGCCCGATGGCTGGCCGCGACGGGCACCGCGGCCCTGCTGGTGGTGCTGGGGTGGGGCGTGGGTCCCGCCGCGGCGGCCGGCGGGATCGAGGTCGACTACCAGAACCCGGTCAGCGCGGCCCCGCCGGTCTCCCACCCGGACACCCCGCACTGCTCGGTGACGGTCATGCGGCACGACTTCGCCAACAGCTACAACTCCCCCTACACCGGCACCGTCGCGCCCCCGGCGGCCTGCCCGGGGCCGTGGAACAAGGTGGTGCTCGGCTGGTCCGGCAGCGTCCAGGGCCGCCAGTACGACCGGCTGGCCGGGGTGTGGATCGGCGGCGCCGAGGTGCTGCGCACCAGTACACCCGAGCCGGATCCGGACGGGATCAGCTGGTCCGTGGAGAAGGACGTCACCCCCTTCGCCCCGCTCCTCCACTCCGCCCAGCCGCTGGTGGTGGACCTCGGCAACATCGTCGACACCACCTACACGGGCGTCTACCACATGACGCTGACGCTCACCTACTACCAGGCCGACGCCGCCCACCCGGCGCCCAGGGCGGCCGACCAGGTGCTGCCGCTCTCCAACGGCAGCACCACGCAGGCCGGTTGGTGGTCGCTGGGCGCGGGCGGCTCGGCGAGCAGGTCGGTGGTCTTCCCGCGCAACCTCACCTCGGTCCGGATGGAGGTGTACGCCAGGGGCGGCGGCTGCGACGAGCAGTGGTTCACGGCGGTGCCGAGCGACCTGGCCGCCGAGTACCCGGACTACCTGTGCGGCGGCGGCCCGTACCGCGAGGTGCAGGTCGCGGTGGACGGCAGGCCGGCCGGTCTCGCGCAGCCGTACCCGGTGGTCTACTCGGGCGGGATCGTGCCCACCCTGTGGCGCCCGATCCCGGCGATCGACCAGTTCCTCACCCAGCCGTACGACATCGATCTGACGCCGTTCGCGGGTGAGTTGACCGACGGGAGGCCGCACACCGTCACCATCACCCCGTACGGCTCGGCGGACGAGTGGATCGTGGACGGGACCCTCTTCCTGGACACCGACCACGGCTCGGAGCAGACCACGGGGGCGCTCACCGCGGACACCCTCAACGCGGACCCGGGGGTGACCACCACCGAGACGCCGGGCTCCGGCGCGGCCTCCGGCGAGACCGACGTCCGGGTGCGGGCCGAGCGGGCCTGGCACACCTCCGGCTATCTGCTGACCTCGCACGGCCGGGTGACCACCACGGTCGCCCAGGACGCCCACTACCTGAACACCGACGCGGTCTCCTCGGCCGGCCAGCGCCAGGTGATGGCCCAGCAGGAGTACGGCTCGACGACGGTCACCGCCAACGGCCGGGCGGTGCGGGAGAGCTGGTCGTACCCGATCACCGTGGACTCGTACATCCCGCTCTACACGGACGGGAACGACTACCGGCTCCAGGCGACCGTCACCCAGGGCCGGATCCTGGACGGGCCCGACGGCTGGACCGACGACCGGCTCTCCGCGACCGGCGTGCTGGCCCGCAGCGACGGCACGGTGACCGCCGCCGACGGCTCCGGCAGCGAGCACTGGACCGGCAGCACGGACACCGGCTCCTGCTACGACCACCTGCTGACGGCCGACCACGGCTACCTCACCCAGGACCGGGTCTCCCGCTGCTGA
- a CDS encoding restriction endonuclease produces MVRGKPARGWWGRLAHPRTAAATAGPEPDTGREGRGSSAMGGSTAGVSPEASAEAAGGPAEHGSAAPSEPPAPRPVADTLATVLGPHAPGAGSGGGSAAGGGPGQDASAKGWDEESWDEDAEGEPDGPRLPPVEGPSANAHPHATATVNAAPQDPAAARSRRSYLAAQYTEAAEDAEQRLEELLAIAAEPPPPADFDSLRRHYRPRPLPPEADPGTPPAWADYAPPEPSGQSTGQSAGQSAGARSAASSVGSGSASPASREYLRIRAEARLAYQKALREFRERQSELAEASARVHAEHEQAERAREHAVREFNQRLDVCREAYEDAQPQAVESVLERALATATARLTDQLPGLPGLPGTGSARVRYRSLTRTAVVDLALPAPGIVPAALSFRPALEGVEGIQRPPAEVRARYEQLTARLVLRALYALLAVDTGGVLYGIVLNGRVGTPDPESRCLVSVDARYEELVGGDALLPLHHAEAVERLRALSGAHSDDPYAQHPVQPRAQLPMTDAPPAPEQLSQGEFAALAAELFDRMGSTGWSPRLLGRDGLLALADEEVVCVARRPQVISADAVRSALEAAEEEGRPRCVWATTGRFHPDAEALAEERPELRLIDGVELRDLIRTQLGAELGG; encoded by the coding sequence ATGGTGCGCGGCAAGCCGGCACGGGGCTGGTGGGGGCGGCTCGCCCACCCGCGGACGGCGGCGGCCACCGCCGGGCCGGAACCGGACACCGGGCGCGAGGGCCGCGGGTCGTCGGCCATGGGCGGGAGTACCGCCGGCGTCTCGCCGGAGGCCTCGGCCGAGGCCGCGGGCGGACCCGCCGAGCACGGTTCTGCGGCCCCCTCCGAGCCGCCGGCCCCGCGGCCGGTCGCGGACACCCTCGCCACCGTCCTCGGCCCCCACGCCCCCGGTGCCGGCTCCGGCGGCGGTTCCGCCGCGGGCGGCGGTCCCGGCCAGGACGCCTCGGCGAAGGGCTGGGACGAGGAGAGCTGGGACGAGGACGCCGAAGGCGAGCCCGACGGCCCTCGACTCCCGCCCGTAGAAGGCCCGTCGGCGAACGCCCATCCGCACGCCACGGCGACGGTGAACGCCGCCCCCCAGGACCCGGCCGCCGCCCGCAGCCGCCGCTCCTACCTCGCCGCCCAGTACACCGAGGCCGCCGAGGACGCCGAGCAGCGCCTGGAGGAGCTGCTGGCGATAGCCGCCGAACCCCCGCCCCCGGCCGACTTCGACTCCCTCCGCCGGCACTACCGCCCCCGGCCGCTGCCGCCGGAGGCCGACCCCGGCACGCCGCCGGCCTGGGCCGACTACGCCCCGCCGGAGCCGTCCGGGCAGTCCACTGGGCAGTCCGCCGGCCAGAGCGCGGGCGCCCGCAGCGCCGCCTCGTCGGTCGGCTCCGGCTCGGCCTCGCCCGCCTCCCGCGAGTACCTCAGGATCCGCGCCGAGGCCCGTCTGGCGTACCAGAAGGCGCTGCGCGAATTCCGGGAGCGGCAGAGCGAGTTGGCCGAGGCCTCGGCCCGGGTGCACGCCGAGCACGAGCAGGCCGAGCGGGCCCGAGAGCACGCCGTCCGCGAGTTCAACCAGCGCCTCGACGTCTGCCGGGAGGCCTACGAGGACGCCCAGCCGCAGGCCGTCGAGTCGGTGCTCGAGCGCGCCCTGGCCACCGCCACCGCCCGGCTCACCGACCAGCTCCCGGGCCTTCCCGGGCTGCCCGGCACCGGCAGCGCGCGGGTCCGCTACCGCTCCCTCACCCGCACCGCCGTCGTCGACCTGGCGCTGCCCGCGCCCGGCATCGTCCCGGCCGCGCTCAGCTTCCGCCCGGCCCTCGAAGGGGTCGAGGGCATCCAGCGCCCGCCCGCCGAAGTGCGGGCCCGCTACGAGCAGTTGACCGCACGGCTGGTGCTCCGCGCGCTCTACGCCCTGCTCGCCGTGGACACCGGCGGCGTCCTCTACGGCATCGTCCTCAACGGCCGGGTCGGCACCCCCGACCCGGAGTCGCGCTGCCTGGTCTCGGTGGACGCCCGCTACGAGGAGCTGGTCGGCGGCGACGCCCTGCTGCCGCTCCACCACGCCGAGGCGGTCGAGCGGCTGCGCGCGCTCAGCGGCGCCCACTCCGACGACCCGTACGCCCAGCACCCGGTGCAGCCCCGCGCGCAGCTGCCCATGACGGACGCGCCGCCCGCGCCCGAGCAGCTGTCCCAGGGCGAATTCGCCGCGCTGGCAGCCGAGTTGTTCGACCGGATGGGCAGCACCGGCTGGTCGCCGCGGCTGCTCGGCCGGGACGGCCTGCTGGCCCTCGCCGACGAGGAGGTGGTCTGCGTGGCCCGCCGGCCGCAGGTGATCAGCGCCGACGCGGTGCGCAGCGCCCTGGAGGCCGCCGAGGAGGAGGGCCGGCCGCGCTGCGTCTGGGCCACCACCGGACGCTTCCACCCGGACGCGGAGGCGCTGGCCGAGGAACGCCCGGAGCTCCGGCTGATCGACGGCGTCGAGCTGCGCGACCTGATCCGCACCCAGCTCGGGGCCGAACTGGGCGGCTGA
- a CDS encoding DUF6278 family protein, which yields MGFPFLENWRARHGISRGIAVFHGRDGGDGATGGGPDAATLNELLSECELLREQAIAAGVELDDTPRSLERLDQLLPRWREDPDTASWLGNDAGLYLGTVIVQRIARAAWQLWPNGHPVVLLASGRELDVVELGHAWAIEGAPELSAIYNEVSEG from the coding sequence ATGGGCTTCCCCTTCCTAGAGAACTGGCGCGCCCGGCACGGGATCTCCCGCGGGATCGCCGTCTTCCACGGCCGGGACGGCGGTGACGGCGCCACCGGCGGGGGTCCCGACGCGGCGACCCTCAACGAGCTGCTCTCCGAGTGCGAACTCCTGCGCGAGCAGGCCATAGCCGCCGGAGTGGAGCTCGACGACACCCCGCGCTCGCTGGAACGCCTCGACCAGCTGCTGCCGCGCTGGCGCGAGGACCCGGACACCGCCTCCTGGCTCGGCAACGACGCCGGGCTCTACCTCGGCACCGTGATCGTCCAGCGGATCGCGCGCGCCGCCTGGCAGCTGTGGCCGAACGGCCACCCCGTCGTCCTGCTGGCCAGCGGGCGGGAACTGGACGTGGTGGAGCTCGGCCACGCGTGGGCGATCGAGGGCGCCCCCGAACTCTCCGCGATCTACAACGAGGTGTCCGAGGGCTGA
- a CDS encoding ZIP family metal transporter: MPVVVAAGAMLMTLLGGLVAGRVGDRRHLVLGLAAGLMLGVVAFDLIPEALHAADFQWFGVPSALVLATGGFLLLHIVERSIAIHRAHEGEYAAHSHDGRHLTGGPDGVPGQGHGHGHGHGAGHGHAHGHGFAIVDGRAQGLGLAAAGGLVVHSMMDGFAIGAAFQASNTIGAVVAVAVIAHDFADGFNTYTITSLYGNDRRRALTLLACDALAPIVGAAITLAFDIPEQVLGLYLGFFSGVLLYLATSDILPEAHAQHPSRATLVCTVAGAAFMWLVIGLAG, from the coding sequence ATGCCGGTAGTGGTGGCGGCAGGGGCCATGCTGATGACCCTGCTCGGGGGGCTGGTGGCCGGCCGGGTCGGCGACCGCCGGCACCTGGTCCTCGGCCTGGCCGCGGGACTGATGCTCGGTGTGGTCGCCTTCGACCTGATCCCCGAGGCGCTGCACGCGGCCGACTTCCAGTGGTTCGGCGTCCCGTCGGCCCTGGTGCTCGCCACCGGGGGATTCCTGCTGCTCCACATCGTGGAGCGGTCGATCGCCATCCACCGCGCCCACGAGGGCGAGTACGCCGCCCACAGCCATGACGGCCGGCACCTGACCGGCGGCCCCGACGGAGTCCCCGGTCAGGGACACGGCCATGGCCATGGTCACGGTGCCGGGCACGGTCATGCCCACGGCCACGGCTTCGCGATAGTGGACGGGCGCGCCCAGGGGCTCGGCCTCGCCGCGGCCGGCGGGCTGGTGGTGCACAGCATGATGGACGGCTTCGCGATCGGAGCCGCCTTCCAGGCCAGCAACACCATCGGCGCGGTGGTCGCGGTCGCCGTCATCGCCCACGACTTCGCGGACGGCTTCAACACCTACACCATCACCAGCCTCTACGGGAACGACCGGCGGCGCGCCCTCACCCTCCTCGCCTGCGACGCCCTGGCGCCGATCGTCGGCGCGGCGATCACCCTCGCCTTCGACATCCCCGAGCAGGTACTCGGCCTCTACCTGGGCTTCTTCTCCGGGGTGCTGCTCTACCTGGCGACCTCGGACATCCTCCCCGAGGCCCACGCCCAGCACCCCTCCCGCGCCACCCTGGTCTGCACCGTGGCGGGCGCCGCCTTCATGTGGCTGGTCATCGGCCTGGCCGGCTGA
- a CDS encoding trypsin-like serine peptidase, whose product MRISWRSRAALAVCGVLGGAVCAPAVAAAAAAPGSVSFAGAPRIGALFSGEPQPRHHFCTASVVDSPRRDLIVTAAHCLGGRAGSNPGAVFVPGYRDGRAPYGRWRIAQIFVDPHWSRSHDPDYDVAFATTAGSLPVEDAVGSEAIRFRPRAGGSAVAVGYPDRSERPVYCAARLSVFRAQRQLRFVCPGLPDGTSGGPLLARGAGGANGRETVLAVIGGYQQGGTTAGVSYASYLGSGIAALYRRAAAG is encoded by the coding sequence ATGAGGATCTCTTGGCGCTCGCGCGCAGCGCTCGCCGTCTGCGGGGTGCTCGGCGGAGCCGTCTGCGCGCCCGCCGTCGCCGCCGCCGCGGCAGCCCCCGGATCGGTCTCCTTCGCCGGTGCGCCCCGGATCGGCGCCCTCTTCTCCGGCGAGCCGCAACCCCGGCACCACTTCTGCACCGCCTCCGTCGTGGACAGCCCGCGGCGCGACCTGATCGTCACGGCCGCCCACTGCCTGGGCGGACGCGCGGGCTCGAACCCCGGAGCGGTCTTCGTCCCCGGCTACCGGGACGGCCGCGCCCCCTACGGCCGCTGGCGGATCGCCCAGATCTTCGTCGACCCGCACTGGTCGCGCTCCCACGACCCGGACTACGACGTGGCCTTCGCGACCACCGCCGGCAGCCTGCCGGTGGAGGACGCGGTCGGCTCGGAGGCGATCCGCTTCCGGCCCCGGGCCGGCGGCTCCGCGGTGGCGGTCGGCTATCCCGACCGGTCCGAGCGCCCGGTGTACTGCGCGGCCCGGCTGTCCGTCTTCCGCGCCCAGCGGCAGCTGCGGTTCGTCTGCCCGGGGCTGCCCGACGGCACCAGCGGCGGCCCGCTGCTGGCCCGCGGCGCCGGCGGGGCGAACGGACGGGAGACCGTCCTCGCCGTGATCGGTGGCTACCAGCAGGGCGGCACCACCGCCGGCGTCTCCTACGCCAGTTACCTCGGGTCCGGGATCGCGGCGCTCTACCGGCGGGCCGCGGCGGGCTGA
- a CDS encoding MarR family winged helix-turn-helix transcriptional regulator, with amino-acid sequence MDGRGDEAAELADAVQRASRRIRRETFHRLAPHGMTPSQGRALDVLARGRREGNGAEAVDEGTADAGTADAGGREMRLNELAERLRIAPRSATTVVDALEAAGLVERAPDPADRRATLLRLTAAGRESVQRLVAVRREVAEEYFAPLDPADRATALRALRAADAAAGPLRSGGARRVH; translated from the coding sequence ATGGACGGCAGGGGCGACGAGGCCGCCGAGTTGGCTGACGCGGTGCAGCGGGCGTCCAGGCGGATCCGCCGGGAGACCTTCCACCGCCTCGCCCCGCACGGGATGACGCCGAGTCAGGGCCGGGCGCTGGACGTACTGGCGCGCGGCCGCCGCGAGGGGAACGGCGCCGAGGCGGTCGACGAGGGGACGGCCGACGCCGGGACGGCCGACGCCGGCGGGCGGGAGATGCGGCTCAACGAGCTGGCCGAGCGGCTGCGGATCGCCCCGCGCTCGGCCACCACCGTGGTGGACGCGCTGGAGGCGGCCGGACTGGTGGAGCGCGCGCCGGATCCGGCCGACCGGCGGGCCACGCTGCTGCGGCTGACGGCAGCCGGCCGGGAGTCCGTGCAGCGGCTGGTGGCCGTGCGGCGCGAGGTCGCCGAGGAGTACTTCGCGCCCCTCGACCCCGCCGACCGCGCGACGGCGCTGCGCGCGCTCCGCGCGGCGGACGCGGCGGCGGGCCCGCTGCGGAGCGGCGGGGCGCGCCGGGTGCACTGA
- a CDS encoding GNAT family N-acetyltransferase, translating to MGDLIIRPAVAEDLPALVAMLADDPLGAARESPDRPELYRAAFERIAADPNQYLAVAERGGRVVGTLQLTTIPGLSRRGTVRTVIEAVRVDASERGRGLGTELIEWAVAESRRRGAGLVQLTSDAGRTDAHRFYRRLGFVDSHVGFKLALPDAD from the coding sequence ATGGGTGATCTGATCATCCGCCCGGCAGTGGCCGAGGACCTCCCGGCGCTGGTGGCCATGCTGGCCGACGACCCCCTGGGCGCGGCCCGGGAGTCGCCCGACCGGCCCGAGCTCTACCGGGCCGCCTTCGAGCGGATAGCGGCCGACCCGAACCAGTACCTGGCCGTCGCCGAGCGCGGCGGCCGGGTGGTGGGGACGCTCCAGCTGACGACGATCCCGGGGCTCTCCCGGCGCGGGACGGTCCGCACCGTCATCGAGGCGGTGCGGGTCGACGCGTCCGAGCGCGGACGCGGGCTGGGCACCGAGCTGATCGAGTGGGCCGTCGCGGAGTCCCGGCGGCGGGGCGCGGGGCTGGTCCAGCTGACCTCGGACGCCGGCCGCACCGACGCCCACCGCTTCTACCGGCGGCTGGGCTTCGTGGACAGCCATGTGGGCTTCAAACTGGCCCTGCCGGACGCGGACTGA
- a CDS encoding VOC family protein produces MLTTDFTHGAPVWVDLEAPVVDDAVAFYRAVLDWEFRDLGAEAMHYHICSAGGRSVAAIGPGPDPAAAGGWKLYFHTEDVDATTKAVEQAGGSVLVPPGDVGPMGRMAVLADPAGARFALWQPGTVPGLERVSEPGSLTWTELYTTDPAAVRRFYSTVFDWEFTDHEMPGLPGGGTYTVMSRAGKGSVEERTIGGIVPIVPEMASAGVTPLWQLYFAVADCDATVATARRHGAALVRPAMTVEGVGRWAHLTDPSGARFSVISEAPAG; encoded by the coding sequence GTGCTGACCACCGACTTCACCCATGGCGCGCCGGTCTGGGTCGACCTGGAGGCCCCCGTCGTGGACGACGCCGTGGCGTTCTACCGGGCCGTCCTGGACTGGGAGTTCCGGGACCTCGGGGCCGAGGCGATGCACTACCACATCTGCAGCGCGGGCGGCCGCTCGGTGGCGGCGATCGGCCCGGGCCCCGACCCCGCCGCCGCCGGCGGCTGGAAGCTCTACTTCCACACCGAGGACGTGGACGCCACCACCAAGGCCGTCGAGCAGGCCGGCGGCTCGGTGCTGGTGCCGCCGGGGGACGTCGGCCCGATGGGGCGGATGGCCGTCCTCGCCGATCCGGCCGGCGCCCGGTTCGCCCTCTGGCAGCCGGGCACCGTCCCGGGTCTCGAGCGGGTGTCCGAGCCGGGCTCGCTGACCTGGACGGAGCTCTACACCACCGACCCGGCGGCGGTGCGGCGGTTCTACTCCACGGTCTTCGACTGGGAGTTCACCGACCACGAGATGCCGGGGCTCCCGGGCGGCGGGACGTACACCGTGATGTCCCGCGCCGGGAAGGGCTCGGTGGAGGAGCGGACGATCGGCGGGATCGTGCCGATCGTGCCGGAGATGGCCTCCGCCGGGGTGACGCCGCTGTGGCAGCTCTACTTCGCCGTCGCGGACTGCGACGCGACGGTGGCCACGGCGCGCCGGCACGGCGCCGCGCTGGTCCGTCCGGCGATGACGGTGGAGGGGGTGGGCCGCTGGGCGCACCTCACGGACCCGTCGGGGGCGCGGTTCTCGGTGATATCGGAGGCGCCGGCGGGTTGA